One Calditrichia bacterium DNA window includes the following coding sequences:
- a CDS encoding PhzF family phenazine biosynthesis protein: MANLKFYIVDVFAEGKYEGNQLAVVRGGSNLPDETLQKIAREMHFSETTFIIDEQPAVNGGFPVRIFTPEEEIPFAGHPTLGTAFIIREKILRQPADKILLNLKAGQIPVDFPEDGSGVVWMTQLPPVFGEFHDALDIAKMLTLPNDAIDSRFPCQTVSTGTPFIIAPVKSLDAVKMAQLNRSFYFDYIKKSKAKSILFFAPETYHESNQLNARMFADFYGVPEDPATGSANGCLAGWLVKYRFFDSEIIDVRVEQGCEIHRPSLLYLKADMAPAGINVHVGGKVVPIAEGVLV, encoded by the coding sequence ATGGCAAATCTCAAATTTTACATCGTTGATGTGTTTGCCGAGGGCAAATACGAAGGCAACCAGCTTGCCGTGGTTCGTGGGGGCAGCAATCTGCCTGACGAAACACTTCAGAAAATCGCCCGCGAAATGCATTTTTCGGAAACCACCTTTATTATTGATGAACAGCCGGCGGTGAACGGCGGTTTTCCGGTGCGGATTTTTACGCCGGAGGAGGAAATCCCGTTTGCCGGACATCCCACGTTGGGCACGGCATTTATCATCAGAGAGAAAATTTTGCGACAGCCGGCCGATAAAATTTTGTTAAACCTGAAAGCCGGGCAAATTCCGGTAGATTTTCCCGAAGACGGCAGCGGCGTGGTTTGGATGACCCAATTGCCGCCGGTATTCGGCGAATTTCACGATGCGCTGGACATCGCCAAAATGCTCACGTTGCCGAACGACGCCATCGATTCCCGCTTTCCCTGCCAGACGGTTTCCACCGGAACGCCGTTTATTATCGCGCCGGTAAAATCGCTGGATGCGGTAAAAATGGCACAGCTAAACCGCAGTTTTTATTTCGATTACATCAAAAAGAGTAAAGCCAAATCCATCCTGTTTTTTGCGCCGGAAACCTATCACGAATCGAACCAGTTGAACGCGCGGATGTTCGCGGATTTTTACGGCGTGCCGGAAGATCCGGCAACCGGCAGCGCCAACGGCTGTCTCGCCGGCTGGCTGGTAAAATACCGCTTTTTCGACAGCGAAATTATCGATGTCCGGGTGGAGCAGGGCTGCGAAATTCATCGCCCGTCGCTGCTCTATTTGAAAGCGGATATGGCGCCTGCCGGAATAAATGTACACGTCGGCGGAAAAGTGGTGCCGATTGCGGAAGGTGTGCTGGTTTAA
- a CDS encoding carboxypeptidase regulatory-like domain-containing protein encodes MCWFNRLLPIRENSWQKACPKTEIDLQSPNILLFFQMLNLLKIRCSIGVALALCAMILPACVPDAPRLNPFDPGSGSEATAISGRVFTYYEPRQPLAGVLLRLQPLNIAAVTDAAGNFSFANVPAGDYQLIASGENWSADTTSVSVSAQNLQQERTFFLNALPRVSRYRFFSEHIDRIFPGEQYIARLSVIAEDPDGPGDIRELHLEIPGLSFARQLAPTARVDSFTLTIEDIELPENNLFLLTEYECNIILFDDPGAQVSDGPFRLSRIIEQKPLPLSPARFDTTDARPQFQWQRFLVPYQFSYQVDIYNLIAGIPVLVGQQTLADPFTSQWQSVDSLADGQYYWTLGVRDLLGNFSRSEEQYFLIRQ; translated from the coding sequence GTGTGCTGGTTTAACCGCCTGTTGCCCATTCGTGAAAATTCGTGGCAAAAAGCTTGCCCGAAAACGGAAATCGATTTACAATCCCCCAATATTTTGCTATTTTTTCAGATGCTGAATTTGCTGAAAATCCGTTGCTCAATTGGCGTTGCGTTGGCGTTGTGCGCGATGATTTTACCGGCGTGCGTGCCGGATGCGCCGCGACTCAATCCGTTCGATCCCGGTTCGGGCAGCGAAGCTACCGCCATTTCCGGCCGCGTGTTTACCTATTACGAACCGCGCCAACCGCTGGCTGGCGTTTTGCTGCGTCTGCAACCATTGAACATCGCCGCCGTAACAGATGCAGCCGGAAATTTCAGCTTTGCCAACGTTCCGGCGGGTGATTACCAGCTCATCGCCAGTGGGGAAAACTGGTCTGCCGATACAACATCGGTGAGCGTTTCCGCCCAAAATTTGCAGCAGGAACGCACTTTTTTTCTGAATGCGCTGCCGCGAGTATCGCGATACCGCTTTTTCAGCGAACACATTGACCGGATTTTTCCGGGCGAACAATACATTGCACGGCTGTCCGTGATTGCGGAAGATCCCGACGGTCCCGGCGATATCCGCGAATTGCATTTGGAAATTCCCGGACTCAGTTTCGCCCGGCAACTGGCGCCAACCGCGCGGGTCGATTCGTTCACCCTGACCATCGAGGACATCGAATTGCCGGAAAACAACCTGTTTTTGCTCACGGAATACGAATGCAACATCATCCTTTTTGACGATCCCGGTGCGCAAGTCAGCGACGGGCCGTTCCGGCTTTCGCGGATTATTGAGCAAAAACCGTTGCCGCTTTCCCCGGCGCGATTCGACACAACCGATGCGCGTCCGCAATTCCAATGGCAGCGATTTCTGGTGCCGTACCAGTTTTCCTATCAGGTTGATATTTATAATCTTATCGCCGGAATTCCGGTGCTGGTCGGGCAGCAAACACTGGCAGATCCGTTTACGTCGCAGTGGCAATCCGTCGATTCGCTGGCGGACGGACAATATTACTGGACGCTCGGCGTCCGCGATTTGCTCGGTAATTTCAGTCGCTCCGAGGAGCAATATTTTTTGATCCGACAGTGA
- a CDS encoding sigma-54-dependent Fis family transcriptional regulator has translation MEPLVNISEQYLQALVDISREINSIQSQQPLLEKILEIAIQQLSAERGFVLLKDAETGELQSRAAHIPPGESQQPDEMISQTALNSVIEKQQPILTFDTLSDAQFDDSQSVVAHKIRSIACVPLLQKGKLIGAIYIDSRGQIASFTRQSLDFLNAFANQAAIAIENAQFVDALRRENDRLQQEVQQKYTFKELVGESQAMEELFHLMTRVLNKDTTVLITGETGTGKEVVARAIHFNGTRKDKPFVPVNSAAIPENLLESELFGFKKGAFTGANADKQGLVQLANGGTLFLDEVGELPQHLQAKLLRFLQEREIMPVGAGKAVPVDVRIIAATNRDLAEEVRQNRFREDLYYRLNVIPMNLPPLRERRKDILLLASHFRKKFAQKMHLDINEFTPEALKKLSGYHWPGNVRELENVIERAMILAQPPAITDDDILLKELHGKQGIQAGMSLDELSKTLLEKTLAACEGNKTRAAEMMGVSLRWIHYKIKEWQLDDSD, from the coding sequence ATGGAACCGCTCGTGAACATTTCCGAACAATATTTGCAGGCGTTGGTGGACATCAGCCGCGAAATCAACTCGATTCAATCGCAGCAGCCCTTGCTGGAAAAGATACTGGAAATCGCCATCCAGCAGCTTTCCGCCGAGCGCGGATTTGTGCTGCTGAAAGATGCGGAAACCGGCGAACTGCAATCGCGCGCGGCGCACATTCCGCCCGGCGAATCGCAGCAGCCGGACGAAATGATTTCGCAAACCGCGCTGAACAGTGTCATCGAAAAACAACAGCCGATTCTCACGTTCGACACGCTCAGCGACGCCCAGTTTGATGATTCGCAGAGCGTGGTGGCGCACAAAATCCGTTCCATCGCCTGTGTGCCGTTGCTCCAAAAAGGCAAGCTCATCGGCGCGATTTACATCGACAGTCGCGGGCAAATCGCCAGCTTCACCCGCCAAAGCCTCGACTTTTTGAACGCGTTCGCCAATCAGGCAGCCATTGCCATCGAAAATGCCCAATTTGTGGACGCCCTGCGTCGCGAGAATGATCGCTTGCAGCAGGAAGTTCAACAAAAATATACATTTAAAGAGCTTGTCGGCGAAAGCCAGGCAATGGAAGAATTGTTCCATTTGATGACCCGCGTGCTCAACAAAGACACTACAGTGCTCATCACCGGCGAAACCGGCACCGGAAAAGAGGTGGTTGCGCGGGCAATTCACTTCAACGGCACGCGCAAAGACAAGCCGTTTGTGCCGGTCAACAGCGCCGCGATTCCCGAAAATTTGCTCGAAAGCGAGCTGTTCGGCTTCAAAAAAGGGGCGTTTACCGGCGCGAATGCGGACAAACAGGGGCTCGTCCAGCTCGCCAACGGCGGCACGCTGTTTTTGGATGAAGTAGGCGAATTGCCGCAACATCTGCAAGCCAAATTGCTGCGTTTTTTGCAGGAGCGCGAAATCATGCCGGTCGGCGCGGGCAAAGCGGTTCCGGTGGATGTGCGAATCATCGCCGCAACCAACCGCGATCTCGCCGAAGAAGTGCGCCAAAATCGCTTCCGGGAAGATTTGTATTATCGCCTGAACGTGATCCCCATGAACCTGCCGCCGCTCCGCGAACGCCGCAAAGACATTCTGCTGCTGGCGAGCCATTTCCGCAAAAAATTTGCCCAGAAAATGCACCTCGATATCAACGAATTTACGCCGGAGGCGCTGAAAAAATTGAGCGGCTACCATTGGCCGGGAAACGTTCGCGAGCTGGAAAACGTCATCGAACGCGCGATGATTCTGGCGCAGCCGCCAGCCATCACCGACGACGATATTTTGCTCAAAGAATTGCACGGCAAACAGGGCATTCAGGCGGGCATGTCGCTCGACGAACTTTCGAAAACGCTGCTCGAAAAAACCCTGGCAGCCTGCGAAGGCAACAAAACCCGCGCCGCAGAAATGATGGGCGTTTCGCTGCGCTGGATTCATTACAAAATTAAAGAATGGCAATTGGATGATTCCGATTGA
- a CDS encoding serine/threonine protein kinase, which produces MLPFDTIENIRLIEQRYEGPNTLVFLGLAKKKNRPLFVKLLKPQFGQQAQLVQRFQKEAKTCAQLQHPNIVKLEQFGVAGDYHFLALDWVNGQNLKEFQQSQPSLPLAAIREILRQLLAALAYAHGKGIVHRDVKPANILIDRGGTVQLTDFGLARILVDTEFTRQNTLLGSPAYMSPEQITGESLDGRSDLFSVGCVAYELLTGKQAFGGENFSVCLHKIINETPVAPEQLRDV; this is translated from the coding sequence ATGCTTCCCTTTGACACCATCGAAAATATTCGCCTGATCGAACAGCGATACGAAGGACCCAACACATTGGTTTTTCTGGGTTTGGCGAAAAAGAAAAATCGCCCGCTGTTCGTAAAATTGCTCAAACCGCAGTTCGGGCAACAGGCGCAATTGGTGCAGCGATTCCAGAAAGAAGCGAAAACCTGCGCGCAATTGCAGCACCCGAACATCGTAAAACTGGAGCAGTTTGGCGTTGCCGGCGATTACCATTTTCTCGCGCTGGATTGGGTGAACGGGCAAAATCTGAAAGAATTTCAGCAATCGCAACCAAGCTTGCCGCTGGCGGCAATTCGCGAAATTCTCCGGCAATTATTGGCTGCGCTGGCGTATGCGCACGGCAAAGGGATTGTCCATCGCGATGTGAAACCGGCCAACATTTTGATCGATCGCGGCGGTACGGTGCAACTCACCGATTTTGGCTTGGCGCGAATTTTGGTCGATACCGAGTTCACCCGGCAAAACACGCTGCTCGGATCGCCTGCGTATATGTCGCCGGAGCAAATCACCGGCGAATCGCTGGACGGGCGCAGCGACCTGTTTTCGGTCGGCTGCGTGGCGTACGAACTGCTCACCGGAAAACAGGCGTTTGGCGGGGAAAATTTTTCGGTGTGCCTGCACAAAATTATCAACGAAACGCCAGTTGCGCCGGAACAACTGCGCGACGTGTGA
- a CDS encoding haloacid dehalogenase type II: MRTIVFDVNETLLDISALDPHFERIFGDAAIRREWFMQVILSAMTLTALQKYTDFGSVGRHALTMVAARRNIALSEKDVQQISQNMRKLPAHREVPAALERLKSAGFRLVALTNSSADMVQSQLSSAGIIDYFEKVLSVDGVRQFKPVREVYEMAATELHLPPQQLIMVAAHEWDTSGAINAGWSAAFVARPGMVAGPLSAETEFSGRDLLEIADQLIAAEKP; this comes from the coding sequence ATGCGAACCATCGTTTTTGATGTGAACGAAACGCTGCTGGATATTTCTGCGCTCGATCCGCATTTTGAGCGAATATTTGGCGATGCCGCGATTCGGCGCGAGTGGTTTATGCAGGTTATTCTCTCTGCGATGACGCTCACCGCGCTCCAAAAATATACCGATTTTGGCAGCGTCGGTCGCCACGCGCTGACGATGGTCGCCGCCCGCCGAAATATCGCGCTTTCTGAAAAAGATGTTCAGCAAATATCGCAAAACATGCGCAAGTTGCCCGCCCACCGGGAAGTTCCGGCAGCGCTGGAACGCCTCAAATCCGCCGGATTCCGGCTGGTCGCGCTCACCAATTCCAGCGCGGATATGGTGCAATCGCAACTTTCATCTGCAGGGATTATCGATTATTTTGAAAAAGTGCTGTCGGTCGATGGCGTGCGCCAATTCAAACCTGTTCGGGAAGTTTACGAAATGGCGGCAACCGAATTGCATCTGCCCCCGCAGCAACTCATCATGGTTGCGGCTCACGAATGGGACACTTCCGGCGCGATAAATGCCGGTTGGTCTGCCGCGTTTGTGGCGCGTCCGGGGATGGTTGCCGGACCGCTTTCTGCCGAAACCGAGTTTTCCGGTCGCGATTTGCTGGAAATTGCGGATCAACTAATCGCAGCGGAAAAACCGTAA
- a CDS encoding DUF1801 domain-containing protein — translation MGNTITEIDKYLAELPDDRRVALQTLRELIHTNLPDVLEMWAYNMPSFERNGIILSFASQKNYMSLYVCETDLLEKYAEQLAHLNCGKSCIRFKKLTDLPMETVSRIIVEAAESTAANR, via the coding sequence ATGGGAAATACAATAACAGAAATCGATAAATATTTGGCAGAGCTGCCGGATGACCGGCGGGTTGCGCTGCAAACGCTCCGCGAATTGATTCACACCAATCTGCCGGATGTGCTGGAAATGTGGGCATACAACATGCCGTCGTTTGAGCGAAACGGCATTATTCTGTCGTTTGCGTCGCAGAAAAATTACATGTCGCTGTATGTTTGCGAAACAGATTTGCTGGAAAAATATGCCGAACAACTCGCTCATCTAAATTGCGGGAAAAGCTGCATCCGCTTCAAAAAATTGACAGATTTGCCGATGGAAACAGTTTCGCGGATCATCGTCGAAGCCGCCGAAAGCACCGCCGCCAACCGTTAA
- a CDS encoding tetratricopeptide repeat protein: protein MAINFCFTEDSGGKFREFRIEYTFGVYPMQQYLVAFPGGRLQALSIAWDVPQQRWFHLYPDETFAPDDALHWTGAYQNWNTMCAECHSTNLRINYDFPADSFRTAWDQIDVGCQACHGAGSAHVEWANRAKSAGTEIDKSQSQLANLATDADAQILRCAPCHSRRHPVSPDDTSANYFDNFMPELLREPLYHADGQILDEVYVFGSFTQSKMYQNGVKCSDCHNPHSARLLATGNALCVSCHNPGGNPRFPKMPAKNYDSPEHHFHKTGGEGALCVNCHMPQRNFMVIDPRRDHSFRVPRPDLTVKIGTPNACTDCHSDKSAQWAMTATENWYGKSANPTPHFGEIFAAARSGDATIAPQLLAIAADSVKPAIVRATALELLQQFSGEHLSRAIKTSAIALEPLIRTTAATALAGLPPEHRIAAGVEMLSDKSAAVRMEAARNLAGLAEHYFTASQLQLRQAALADYIRLQLASSAQPTANFNLALLFENLAQPDSAIIFYERTLRIDPYFSPAYQNLANLLNRNRQNDRAEIILRLGIQKIPGNGELHYSLGLLLAEEKRLEEATAALRRATELLPESSRVYYNYALALQHLGQLDLAEVVLLKAHQLNQKDSRIIYAIAILYVQQNQLDSAEKFAQQLARLLPSEPGAQQLLQEIRNRKSAQ, encoded by the coding sequence ATGGCGATCAATTTTTGTTTTACTGAAGATAGCGGCGGAAAATTTCGCGAATTCCGCATCGAATATACCTTCGGCGTTTACCCGATGCAGCAATATCTGGTCGCGTTTCCGGGCGGACGGTTGCAGGCGTTGAGCATCGCGTGGGATGTGCCGCAGCAGCGCTGGTTCCATCTGTATCCGGACGAAACATTTGCGCCGGACGACGCGCTGCACTGGACCGGCGCATACCAAAACTGGAACACGATGTGCGCCGAATGCCACTCCACCAATTTGAGAATCAACTACGATTTTCCGGCGGATAGTTTTCGGACAGCCTGGGATCAGATCGATGTCGGTTGTCAGGCGTGCCACGGTGCGGGCAGTGCGCATGTCGAATGGGCGAATCGTGCCAAATCCGCCGGTACTGAAATCGACAAATCGCAAAGCCAATTGGCAAATCTCGCGACGGATGCCGACGCCCAGATTTTGCGCTGCGCACCCTGCCATTCCCGCCGCCATCCGGTCAGCCCGGACGACACATCGGCAAATTATTTCGATAATTTTATGCCCGAACTGCTCCGCGAACCACTCTATCATGCGGACGGACAAATTCTGGACGAAGTGTATGTTTTTGGTTCATTTACGCAAAGTAAAATGTATCAAAACGGTGTGAAATGCAGCGATTGTCACAACCCGCATTCTGCACGATTGCTGGCAACGGGCAACGCGCTTTGCGTGAGTTGCCACAATCCCGGCGGTAATCCGCGCTTCCCGAAAATGCCCGCCAAAAATTACGATTCGCCGGAACATCATTTTCACAAAACGGGTGGGGAAGGGGCGCTTTGCGTGAATTGCCACATGCCGCAGCGCAATTTTATGGTGATCGATCCACGCCGCGACCACAGTTTCCGGGTGCCGCGACCGGATTTGACCGTGAAAATCGGCACGCCGAATGCCTGCACCGATTGCCATTCGGACAAATCCGCGCAATGGGCGATGACCGCGACGGAAAACTGGTACGGAAAATCTGCAAATCCAACCCCGCATTTCGGGGAAATTTTTGCCGCAGCCCGTTCCGGGGATGCCACAATCGCGCCGCAACTTTTGGCAATTGCTGCGGATTCCGTAAAACCGGCGATTGTTCGCGCAACTGCGCTGGAATTGCTGCAACAATTTAGCGGAGAACATCTTTCGCGAGCGATAAAAACCAGTGCGATTGCACTGGAGCCGCTGATTCGCACGACTGCCGCAACTGCGCTGGCAGGATTGCCGCCCGAACACCGGATTGCCGCGGGTGTGGAAATGCTTTCGGACAAATCCGCTGCGGTGCGAATGGAAGCTGCGCGAAACTTGGCGGGATTGGCGGAACATTATTTTACGGCATCGCAGTTGCAACTGCGGCAAGCTGCGTTGGCGGATTATATCCGGTTGCAACTGGCGTCGTCGGCGCAACCGACCGCCAATTTTAATCTGGCGCTACTATTTGAAAATCTCGCCCAACCGGATTCCGCGATCATTTTTTATGAGCGAACGCTGCGCATCGACCCGTATTTTTCGCCCGCGTATCAAAATCTGGCGAATTTGCTCAATCGCAATCGCCAAAATGACCGCGCCGAAATAATTTTGCGACTGGGAATCCAGAAAATTCCAGGAAACGGCGAGTTGCACTATTCGCTGGGATTGTTGCTGGCGGAAGAAAAGCGGTTGGAAGAAGCTACTGCTGCGTTGCGCCGGGCGACGGAATTGTTGCCGGAATCATCCCGGGTTTATTACAATTATGCGCTGGCGTTGCAGCATCTCGGACAGTTGGATCTCGCGGAAGTTGTGCTGCTAAAAGCGCATCAACTGAATCAAAAAGACTCGCGGATTATTTATGCGATAGCAATTCTTTATGTTCAGCAAAATCAATTGGATAGCGCCGAAAAATTTGCGCAACAACTGGCTCGATTACTGCCGTCGGAACCCGGTGCGCAGCAATTGCTTCAGGAAATTCGCAATCGTAAATCAGCTCAATAA
- a CDS encoding adenine phosphoribosyltransferase: protein MTTFEKHIRNVPDFPIKGIQFKDITTLLKEPDVFAQSVDELYAPFRNEEINKIVGIESRGFIFGAALAYKLNIGFVPVRKPGKLPAETLVEEYELEYGQDSLEIHADALDKGNNVLVVDDLLATGGTAAATCRLVERLGGNIVGVAFLIELVELNGINKLNSYTVHSLMKM from the coding sequence ATGACGACATTTGAAAAGCACATCCGCAACGTGCCCGATTTCCCCATCAAAGGCATCCAGTTTAAGGATATCACCACACTGCTGAAAGAACCGGACGTATTTGCCCAATCGGTTGATGAACTGTACGCGCCGTTTCGCAACGAGGAAATCAACAAAATTGTGGGCATCGAATCGCGCGGATTTATTTTTGGTGCAGCGCTGGCGTATAAATTGAACATCGGATTTGTGCCGGTTCGCAAACCGGGTAAGCTGCCTGCCGAAACATTGGTAGAAGAATATGAATTGGAATACGGGCAGGACAGTCTGGAAATTCATGCAGATGCCCTCGATAAAGGCAATAATGTGCTGGTTGTCGATGATTTGCTGGCGACCGGCGGCACAGCCGCGGCAACTTGCCGGCTGGTTGAACGGCTCGGCGGCAATATCGTTGGCGTTGCTTTTCTGATCGAATTAGTCGAATTAAACGGCATCAATAAATTGAACAGTTACACCGTTCATTCGCTGATGAAAATGTAA
- a CDS encoding putative metal-dependent hydrolase, translating into MTPTDLEKLKYPIGKFSYSGEVSMQQAQQWIGEIESLPLRLQNVVSQLSEKQLDTPYRPGGWTVRQVVHHIGDSHMNSLIRFKWALTEDAPTIKPYDEVGWANTAEYNAVSVSDALDFLTLLHKKLVALLRSLNEADLQRSFNHPVSGTVKLGKNIGLYAWHGNHHLAHITELCQREGWNISHGQEEAN; encoded by the coding sequence ATGACACCGACAGATCTGGAAAAATTAAAATATCCCATCGGAAAATTCTCATATTCCGGGGAAGTGAGCATGCAGCAGGCGCAACAATGGATCGGCGAGATTGAATCGCTGCCGCTGCGATTGCAAAATGTGGTTTCGCAACTATCGGAAAAACAACTGGATACGCCCTATCGTCCCGGCGGATGGACCGTTCGGCAGGTGGTGCATCACATCGGCGACAGCCACATGAACAGCCTCATCCGATTCAAATGGGCGCTCACCGAAGATGCCCCGACCATCAAACCGTATGACGAAGTCGGTTGGGCGAATACCGCTGAATACAACGCTGTTTCCGTTTCCGATGCGCTCGATTTTTTGACACTGCTGCACAAAAAGCTGGTTGCGCTGCTCCGTTCACTGAACGAAGCTGATCTGCAGCGCAGCTTCAACCACCCGGTTTCCGGAACCGTTAAGCTCGGAAAAAACATTGGTTTATACGCCTGGCATGGCAATCATCATTTAGCCCACATCACCGAATTATGCCAACGCGAGGGCTGGAACATTTCACACGGTCAAGAGGAGGCAAACTGA
- a CDS encoding acylphosphatase codes for MEHKAFKAIVHGVVQGVGFRYYTLRKAHAMSDVGGYVKNLPNGTVEVFAEGPENSLMQLMKHIQRGPLGGEVDHVDADWREPTGKFSDFTITY; via the coding sequence ATGGAACACAAAGCATTTAAAGCGATCGTGCACGGTGTGGTGCAGGGCGTGGGATTCCGGTATTACACGCTTCGCAAAGCACACGCGATGAGCGATGTCGGCGGTTACGTCAAAAATTTGCCAAACGGCACGGTAGAAGTATTCGCTGAAGGCCCGGAAAACAGCCTGATGCAATTGATGAAGCACATCCAGCGCGGACCGCTGGGCGGCGAAGTCGATCACGTCGACGCAGACTGGCGCGAACCGACCGGTAAATTTTCGGATTTTACCATCACTTACTAA
- a CDS encoding TIGR00725 family protein, whose amino-acid sequence MQKQPTIAVIGGNQCTDAEAQIAERVGKLIAERNAILICGGRGGIMQAACKGAFESGGITVGILPGEDAASANPFVKIPVATGLGIARNIVIIRSADAVIAIAGKYGTLSEIAFAMQLGKPVFSLGSWPEIPGVQPVDSPDSAVQQAFDYLAANNYI is encoded by the coding sequence ATGCAGAAACAACCGACCATAGCCGTGATCGGCGGGAACCAGTGCACGGATGCGGAAGCGCAAATTGCCGAACGCGTCGGCAAACTGATTGCTGAACGAAACGCTATTTTGATCTGCGGCGGGCGCGGCGGCATTATGCAGGCAGCCTGCAAAGGCGCATTCGAATCCGGTGGCATCACTGTGGGCATTTTGCCGGGTGAAGATGCGGCTTCGGCAAACCCGTTTGTGAAAATTCCCGTGGCAACCGGATTGGGCATCGCACGGAATATTGTGATCATCCGCAGCGCGGATGCGGTCATCGCTATCGCCGGAAAATACGGCACGCTTTCGGAAATCGCATTTGCGATGCAGCTTGGCAAACCGGTGTTCAGCCTCGGCTCGTGGCCGGAAATTCCGGGCGTGCAACCGGTCGATTCGCCGGATAGCGCAGTTCAACAAGCATTTGATTATTTGGCAGCCAACAATTACATTTGA
- the mutM gene encoding bifunctional DNA-formamidopyrimidine glycosylase/DNA-(apurinic or apyrimidinic site) lyase — protein sequence MPELPEVETIRRQLLPICENETIRDIQFSEFAGALMQNCDPQLFRDALAGQRVRTLSRKGKYLIFECDDVFPVFHLGMSGIFLLQKSESKYPKHIHVELKFASGKLLFFQDMRRFGKIWLYREYPQLPNLGIDPVSGELSAAAFAELIRRRDMNVKLFLMDQQFIAGIGNIYASEMLHDAQISPHRKTSDLSDNERDKLFGAVGKILGAAIEKFGTTYSAYRTVNGASGENQHFLQVYQRNGQPCYRCGAEIQKISLGNRSTFFCPACQK from the coding sequence GTGCCAGAACTTCCCGAAGTCGAAACAATCCGCCGGCAACTGCTGCCGATCTGCGAAAACGAGACCATCCGCGACATCCAATTCAGCGAATTTGCCGGTGCGTTGATGCAAAATTGCGATCCGCAATTGTTCCGCGATGCGCTCGCCGGACAGCGCGTCCGCACGCTCAGCCGCAAAGGCAAATACCTCATTTTTGAATGCGACGATGTGTTTCCGGTGTTCCATTTGGGAATGTCCGGCATTTTTTTGTTGCAGAAAAGTGAATCGAAATATCCGAAGCACATTCATGTCGAGCTTAAATTTGCGTCCGGTAAATTACTGTTTTTTCAGGATATGCGGCGATTCGGAAAAATCTGGTTGTATCGGGAATATCCGCAGTTGCCGAATCTGGGCATCGATCCGGTTTCCGGCGAACTGAGCGCCGCCGCATTCGCGGAATTGATTCGCCGCCGCGATATGAATGTGAAGCTGTTTTTGATGGATCAGCAATTTATCGCGGGCATCGGTAATATTTACGCCAGCGAAATGCTGCACGATGCGCAAATTTCTCCGCATCGCAAAACCAGCGATTTGTCCGATAATGAAAGGGACAAATTGTTCGGCGCAGTCGGGAAAATTCTCGGCGCGGCCATCGAAAAATTCGGCACAACCTATAGCGCATATCGCACCGTCAACGGCGCGTCGGGCGAAAATCAGCATTTTTTACAGGTCTATCAGCGCAACGGGCAGCCGTGTTATCGCTGCGGCGCAGAAATTCAAAAAATATCGCTGGGCAACCGCTCCACTTTTTTCTGTCCGGCGTGTCAAAAATAA